The Pedobacter mucosus genome window below encodes:
- a CDS encoding helix-turn-helix domain-containing protein, which translates to MQQVTNINQIKSISQLVRVLGFPAPLHPLIALVDYNNVSLEMFPKGQKVSLDFYKISFKPTFTGQIKYGQGYYDFEEGGLAFLKPKQIVFSPEETESYEGIALYFHPDFIRNYPLGKTINQYGFFSYDVSEALFLSAKEKEIIANLFATIANELDNNIDGFSQDVLVSQIELLLNYSNRFYNRQFITRKAVNHDIITSLDKILNSYFEGENSLKNGLPSVKYISTALKLSQRYLSDMLSSLTGLNTQQYIQQAIIEKAKEKLSTTTLSVSEIAYELGFEHSQSFSKLFKTKTNVSPLAFRNSFN; encoded by the coding sequence ATGCAACAAGTAACTAACATCAATCAAATTAAAAGTATATCCCAATTGGTGCGTGTGTTAGGTTTTCCGGCGCCATTGCACCCATTGATTGCATTGGTCGATTATAATAATGTTTCGCTTGAGATGTTTCCCAAAGGGCAAAAAGTAAGCCTTGATTTTTACAAAATTTCCTTTAAACCTACATTCACAGGTCAAATAAAATACGGACAAGGCTATTATGATTTTGAAGAAGGTGGACTTGCATTTTTGAAGCCAAAACAAATCGTTTTTTCACCTGAAGAAACAGAAAGCTATGAAGGGATTGCTTTATATTTTCATCCAGACTTTATCCGAAATTATCCATTAGGAAAAACAATAAATCAATACGGCTTTTTCTCATACGATGTTTCAGAAGCTTTATTTCTATCGGCAAAAGAAAAAGAAATTATTGCCAATTTATTTGCTACAATAGCCAACGAATTAGACAATAATATTGACGGTTTCAGTCAGGATGTTTTGGTGTCGCAAATAGAATTATTATTGAATTACAGCAACCGGTTTTACAATAGGCAATTTATTACCAGGAAAGCAGTTAACCACGATATCATCACTTCTTTGGACAAAATTTTGAACAGCTATTTTGAAGGAGAAAACAGTCTGAAAAATGGTTTGCCATCAGTGAAATACATCAGCACAGCATTAAAACTATCGCAACGTTATTTGAGTGATATGTTAAGTTCATTGACAGGGCTAAACACACAACAATACATTCAGCAAGCAATCATAGAAAAAGCCAAAGAAAAATTATCAACTACAACTCTATCCGTTTCGGAAATTGCTTATGAATTGGGCTTTGAACATTCCCAATCGTTCAGCAAACTTTTCAAGACAAAGACGAATGTTTCGCCTTTAGCGTTTAGAAATTCATTTAATTAA